The segment attCATTGTTATATGGGGCAGcaaatgagattttttttttacttgtacaaagtatttagttttaaaagcaTTGCAATCTCACATATGCTATCAGTTTACAACTTCCAAGTTTTACACAACATGTTTATATACCTATAAATAAGTCTCAGTATATATACGTATGATAATTACAGTtgctatttataaatataacagagGCGGATTTTGGGGGGTGGCCAAGGGTCTCAGGCCCTCCCCTTTTGAGGAaaatatttggttgattataaagATAATCACTGGAGCAGGACTGGAGCGGCCCCCCTCTTaggaaaatttctggatccgctactaaacagttttcttttcaattAGAAACACTCTTTTTatacttaaagtcataagaaacctcaaataaaaaaaaataatgcatatgttttttataacttaatggatagttttcattataaaacttatgtatatatacttttttctgaagaaagttctttaatttattcatatttagaagaagttttctttattttaattgcttccttccagcaagcaattcccccgacatattttccgtatgtaaggtgacctcagtgtgacccatctcgtaaaaattcggtgatcacaatacgcatggatgtccttaaaataaactattatctgaatttacatgttaaacacgtgctcaatttccatgcttttttgtttatttttcgtcaattgttggcAAACAGGTGACattcgttaaacttcggcttcaaaacacgaactttaattacctgccatattttcacaacaacactgaccgattgaaaaaaaaattgacgattatacgaaatttacacgaaaaaaatgattaattcgagcacagaagactaagtttatgatgtttgtatgcattggttcaagaattagaagaacattatttttcatcggtcactcgtttcttatgactttaactttattttttaaggcTCTTGAACAGAAAGATATGGAAGAAGATTTTGATATCGACATAACGGTAGGCATGTGCAATATGTATCAAATTTGTCTATCTTTTGAAGTTCAATGTGAATAGATATTTTTATGATTACCAATTGGCTTAACTATGATAACAGCATTACCGGTACCAACTTTGCTccaccagatgtgcatttcaacaataaatgtcGCTTTAATAAGGCAGCAATACTTGTTGTCAACAACAAAATCAAACCTAATAAAAATATACCTAATATAAAGAGATGataaatccataaaaaaaagaataagcaAATAATCagcaaaaaataagaaaataagatgGATTGATTGTTGTCAAACACCACTTTCAACACTGTTGTGCTATTTCTTGGTGGTGAAAGCTGGAGTGCCCAGAGAGAACCACTGTAGACTGATTGGATTTGTGTGCACCTGCAAGCCACATTTAAACTCACACCCTCAAAACCTCAGAGTTGACAGACTAGTGATATTGAATGAGACTACTATAGACACCTACgttaaataaaaagagaaaaataacatgaatttaaagaattaaGAAATAAAGAGCCCCAATCTAGACCTTTGTATAGGAAATCATTATCTCAgatagaaaataatgataattaatTGCTAAGAGGAGAGGTTGTGGTTGTAAGAAAAAAGGTcaaagcaaaaaacaaaaaaacaaacttgaaaaaatatttggtttacACTAATTTTTAAACCTTGAAGCTCATAATAGAATTGACACAAATTAACCAAatctgtttaacatttttttttataatttattttctagCCTTCTGTCAATGAAGAAGACGAAGAAGGTGGATCAGCTGTTGTaggaaaggaaaaaaaagtagGCAAATGTATTTTACAGAATTTCTTGGTCCTGTTTAAccttattgttttgtaaattatacTTCCTGTCTTTCCTCTTATATACTTTGGATGCTATATTACTGTTTGAATTAAATACACTTCCTTTAaaagacaactttcgagttcaatgcatttccgtcaaaaacacTGGTTTTAGTGAACACCATTTGTGTGTTTAGGGGCAtcgtcacttccattccaatgttgagcaagtggttggaaaattataatactATATTGCACGATTTTCGGAAAACTAAATTCTTATAAAtgacaatcagcactgctgtcattagggaattgttaTTAAGTGacttgcaaaacaaaaattattcctagtttatcctgcacaaagatgatcactaagacgcttgatgaacgctGATAGTGtggggatacaggcgaccccctgtatctggtaaatgacgtcacaaaCCCGCGCCTCATTGACGATTTTTTTctggtgacggatgaactcgaaaggggaattttaaattgtttatcctTATGTTCTCTTATATTATTCGGCTAAATActaaaaaattgttataatgTTACAAAAGTTATAATGTACCAGGATACTTCAGCTTAAAATTAAGTGCTCTCtgactgtaatttttttaaattatatgccaGATTTGATTcataaattcaataaaacacTGACTAAGTAAGAGAGCAGGAAAGCCCTTTACCATCAGGTGTCAAACAGTCAAGTTTGACTACCATTAGCATCAAACTGGTTAAAATTTTACCCAGATTTGTCAAAATGTCCCCATTTGGAATCGTCAGACTAGggtttcaaataaatattgttattttaataaaaaattaatgtgATTTGTCAAAATCATGCAGTTGATtctttatcttttaaaagaaagtgtacattttatcttcaggtgtaataccaccaaatcatggtacgtcacatccggttgcatacgaaagtaggtctaaaaaaatattcccttgaatttgaccgttgtaggtaattaatcctacattttattgcagtaaaactatttctgtgtcataaacatttgtcttgggtatttcaaaacaccattattttttatttgtgatttctatagaaaattttgtaatcttgaggttacatggtgactaaaccttgtacacagatataATAGGGGGatacatttgattggttaactcccaatgatggttattttcttatatgcaatgaaatgttatgtgaaactttttctatagaactggacaggataaaactttactcatcccaagtatttttttatttgaaacaaagataaattctgcacaattttttgaaaagtgcaaatttaacaaagactaataggggaaaatcaatggtggtattacaccttcaTGCACCAAAATTCCCTTAAACATAATTTGTCTAtaaattatatcattatttgTCTAGAATTTCTGTATTAAAGCAACTGTAAAACTTTATTAGTTGTTGAGTGTTTGTATGTGAGTGctggatatttttttctaataaaacagGTGTCAGAGGTTTATGATGagcttttgtttatttgatcACTGTTTTTGTTCAACAAGGTAATTaggttaattttgtttcttattttagaAAAAGAGAAGTTTAGTAAAAGTACTGATTCTTGGAGGCGTTGGGTAggtaaaaatacttttttataacatgttttaagtatgtaatatatttatagtttgtaacaattgaaaagtgatacaacatgtacaaagaCAGAAAATTAATGGCATTTGGCTGTGTTGGGCCTAATTTGTCTTATCAAGAAAGGTCAGTAAAACAATACAgaagttagaaaataaaaatggaaagagAGCTCTGTGAGGTAAATGCATAACCCATATTAcacataaaatttaattcataCAACTGCTAATCTTTAGATTAGCATTGATAtgaatctcaaatttaaaagaacatatatttatatttttagagatcaaatttgtaaaatgtaatcatttatgaaaattactTATCTGCTTGGGATTTGTGATAATTTTAGACTTTGATTATCTTTCTTGGAACCCCTGTCTAGATCAAGCCATTCCCAAAAAAGGGTTTCCATTTTATCTATAGAACTATGACAGCCATTTTGTTACAGACCTCAGACTAGCTTAAaggttactgtaaattcagaaattattcaGAGGCAGATTTAAGGGGGGGAGCAGAGAGCCCGGGCctccctttttgggaaaaaatttggttgcttatatagggaatcactgaagtgtgactggagcgggccccctcttaggtcagtcagtgggccccacttATGGAAATTTCTGGATACGCAACtgttattgcgaggtttttcttattgcaaaaaatgcgacagagttgaACACGCAATAATATAAAatcgcattttgaaatgttatatataggatttttctcaaaatcttaaaaattagAATTGTATTTAAGTCTCAAATGagaaaatcacaaatataaatgcatgcaataatttacAGTAGTGAtaatttctatatactttttgcatttaaaaggattttatataaaatttatatattaaaaagtcatttttgatttttttttagtgttggTAAAACCTCTTTAATGAATCAGTACTCAGACGGTACattcaatgaaaaatataaagtgACAATTGGAGCAGATTTTATTGTGAAAGAAGTCCCAAAAGATACTGAGCATTTTACACTAcaggtatataattatattttcatgtaaattgatataagaagatgtggtatgagtgccaatgagacaactctccatctgagccacaatttataaaagtaaaccattataggttaaggtATAgttttcaacacagagccttggcttacTCCAAATAGCAAGCTACACATTTAAAAGAACcctttttgatttaatttaaaaaagtacacaggttaaataaaaattcaaaaatcaaatttccttatatatattattaactgTAGGTTAGAAATTATTAAAGTAAAAGTATATATACTTGTTACACTTCTATCCAAGGTTGCAGAACTCAGAAACATGCAAAAACTTGTTCCAATGTAGTAACATGAATCCAGTTGTTGGTGTTTGTTGTTGAATTAGTTGTTGTATAAATATCCAATCAAAAACctatatgacaaaaacattatgtataattgtataaCAGGTTTGGGATACAGTGAGTAAAAAAGATTACCAAAGTTTAGGACTAAGTTTTTACCGTGGAACAGACTGTGCTTTGTTAGTGTATGATGTTACACAGCCAGAGACATTTAAACATCTTGAATCTGTCTTGGAGGAGTTTTTGGCCAATGCTATTCCAGAAGACGAAGACAATTTCCCATACATAGTCATCGGGAATAAGATAGATAAAGAAAATAGATTGGTATGTCACAGTAATAAATATGAAGTTTAAGTTTTAACATAATGTCTAAGGTTTGGGTTAGGCATGCCCTTTACCATCAGGCGTCAAATGAATATTTCGTAATACAGGGGTTTATGTAGTATAGGAATCTGTTTCTCCAATGATTTTATTCTTCCTTTTCAAAGAAACTAAGAAAATTTGATCATAATCATAATTAAATTTCTACCAATCATTAGCTGAGAACAGAtatttcactagtgaggagaaatatttttcttaagcCGAAAAGCAAAGTGAAAATAGcacaatgtttttattaaagaaacaGAAATTGATCCATTGCTTTGCATTAAACACCCTGGTCCTGAATGGTAAATACCTAACCAATTGAATAAAAGCTATATTCataatgaattgtttttttaatttttaggtaACAAAAGAGGAAGCTATGAAATGGTGTAAGAAGAATGGCAATATTCCTTATATGGAAACCAGTGCTAAAGATGGAACCAATGTTTCAGAAGCTTTTATGTCATTAGTTGATAGCATGTCAGGGACAGTAGTTGAATAATCAAGTGATTTCTACCTTATGAATGCAGGCATCTTAATAAGGAGAGTGATTGAATGATTAAGACATTTCTTTGTAATGAATGCAGGCATGTCAGGGATAGTGATTGAATCActtagatatttttatttaatgaatgcaGCTTTAGTGTTTCTCATCATCTTGAATGTATAGTCAAACTTGTATATAAAGGTCACCCTCAGGACTAACCTTATAAGGGTGGGGACATTTGaattgatgtaaaaaaatcattgttaatACTACAGCAGGGCTATAAAAGTGACCAGACAAGACAGGTTCATACTAAGTTTGTAAAGATGACCTGTAtgtgtagcattttttattgtacaattaTAGCAGAGATCATGAAATACAAGGCCCCTAATGGAAGAGTCAAAGTAatcacataatatcaattttttcgCAAATATAATCTCataatagttttatatttttttaaacaagacaaTCCAATtatcattgtaaaattttaatatcagCCATCTGCTCATACATGCATTACTATATAAACCTGTAATACACAGTCTTAGTCAActgtaattttgtttgattcGGCAAAGTATTAAAGTAACTCAGTTTTTGAAACTATGTTAGTACTTTTATACTTTTACTTGTTTTATCTGTTTTGCAACAAATATAACTTTTGGCCAAACCCTTGATTTTCAGTCAAAGTCTTAAAATGTGTAAGCATTGAATTCAGCCAATGAAGAAGATAGGATACAATAAACATGGATACATTGacttgagtgtgtaggtaaaggttgatttgtataaacatatcttacatttttcatgatttttgtatttataaaagcagcaaatataatgattattcagaaattattgcaagatGTTCATTAATGCCATTGTATGAATTACACaattaatatgataaaaacacaCATTTTGAAATCAAGTACATATCTGTATGCAGATTTTCCTGAAATCACAATTATTTTAATCTCacatttttgtcctttttaaaatttgcaataataaaGACATTTGataatatctgaatttacagtatataccttcttgtatttttttccctttcaaATGCAgctggatgttaagcaaccaacactCAATCAAACCTTTTTGATGTAGTTAATCTTATGATCTTTGATCTTTTACACAAATTTGTAGAACAACttattatttacagtttatatatCAGTACATTTATTAGAATGAAACTTGATATGATGCATGTCATATATACCTAGTGATACAATAAAGATCACTTTGAAATTCACCGAAGATTTCAGTCATCACAATAATGCCTTTTAGGGGTAAACAAGTGCATGCATACATTCAAAACCCTTAGTTTACTAATTTAATAGTTATCAATATTTCTACTTAATAATtatgagattaaaaaaaaagtacattgaGCACAACATTCCATATTCCTATTCATGAACATCTATAGACATTTATCAATgaaactagaacacacccgtgatatcgcgggtccgtgactgaattaaagtatattactatgcgcaagccttattttagtattcttactgattaaaatacctcaatgggtaacaatttgacaatttagcagtgtcaaccctgtgattatgacctgTGTATaaagcatattaatcctgaatacaccgtttggtggtgcacctgtcagatgcggaatgTACACTaacaaaacagttataaataatttattgcaTATAACAATTCTTATTACTTAGACACATATAGCTTATGCATCCTTCCAGTTACATTTAAGAATCCAGCTGATCATTGAccatcaaaaatatttctttgtaaaATGTCTGGCTGTCGTCAggaaattttggaagccttgatgtacagataaggtaattgGTAACAGGTGATTATACTATTGGTAttggtat is part of the Mytilus trossulus isolate FHL-02 unplaced genomic scaffold, PNRI_Mtr1.1.1.hap1 h1tg000138l__unscaffolded, whole genome shotgun sequence genome and harbors:
- the LOC134700330 gene encoding ras-related protein rab7-like isoform X2, whose product is MEEDFDIDITKKRSLVKVLILGGVGVGKTSLMNQYSDGTFNEKYKVTIGADFIVKEVPKDTEHFTLQVWDTVSKKDYQSLGLSFYRGTDCALLVYDVTQPETFKHLESVLEEFLANAIPEDEDNFPYIVIGNKIDKENRLVTKEEAMKWCKKNGNIPYMETSAKDGTNVSEAFMSLVDSMSGTVVE
- the LOC134700330 gene encoding ras-related protein rab7-like isoform X1; amino-acid sequence: MEEDFDIDITPSVNEEDEEGGSAVVGKEKKKKRSLVKVLILGGVGVGKTSLMNQYSDGTFNEKYKVTIGADFIVKEVPKDTEHFTLQVWDTVSKKDYQSLGLSFYRGTDCALLVYDVTQPETFKHLESVLEEFLANAIPEDEDNFPYIVIGNKIDKENRLVTKEEAMKWCKKNGNIPYMETSAKDGTNVSEAFMSLVDSMSGTVVE